Proteins encoded by one window of Manis pentadactyla isolate mManPen7 chromosome X, mManPen7.hap1, whole genome shotgun sequence:
- the RTL3 gene encoding LOW QUALITY PROTEIN: retrotransposon Gag-like protein 3 (The sequence of the model RefSeq protein was modified relative to this genomic sequence to represent the inferred CDS: inserted 4 bases in 3 codons; substituted 1 base at 1 genomic stop codon), with the protein MVEDIEASYIALKLENEILQAHMQWLMEENTVLQAQISELQKPQATKEDEPLQKPSEAQEPQKCPESLGPPTVWELQDPSDIEGPRKPKDPQDLPTSEPPSAQEPSMVHKFSAAWASQKPPKVKELHKSPITQDSQEPLDTQDSPVAHKPQNSEPQDPPNGQEPQEAPECQETSTHLEPLELLAHQELAEPQLTQGPLDPSDTKEFLEVPAPQKSLEYLVAAXTSAASEFPQSLRGLEGEVVFLLEHHLAFNGNAQKLPELLVQLNSYMRVRRLPYPTEAALVSFVRNXFSSEAGLWFQPLVVIQRHLLEQFEGFIQVLQEPFNNPGNMEDANHCILQLCQSDDPGHQYETHFILITPKLNCIQFQEGLASSIXDELSHTRPATNLSDLITQCISREEKLSGKPDTNSQGVSPSEERTVPGSPPGENQLMQAASNYLHLTEAEWAHHREGXLCLYCGHSGHFARDCPVKPHRVQQAGNIEARE; encoded by the exons ATGGTGGAGGACATAGAAGCTTCCTACATTGCTCTGAAATTGGAGAATGAAATTCTGCAGGCCCACATGCAGTGGCTCATGGAAGAAAATACTGTCCTGCAGGCCCAGATCTCAGAGCTCCAGAAGCCCCAAGCAACCAAAGAGGATGAACCTCTCCAGAAACCCTCAGAAGCCCAGGAACCCCAGAAATGCCCAGAGTCCCTGGGTCCCCCAACAGTCTGGGAACTCCAAGATCCCTCAGACATTGAAGGGCCCCGGAAGCCCAAAGATCCCCAGGATCTCCCAACCTCGGAACCCCCATCAGCCCAGGAGCCCTCAATGGTCCATAAGTTCTCGGCAGCCTGGGCCTCCCAAAAGCCCCCAAAGGTCAAAGAGCTCCATAAGTCCCCAATCACCCAAGATTCTCAGGAGCCCCTAGATACCCAGGATTCCCCAGTGGCCCATAAGCCACAGAATTCAGAGCCTCAGGACCCCCCAAATGGTCAGGAGCCTCAGGAGGCACCAGAATGccaggagacctcaacacacctgGAGCCCCTTGAGCTTCTGGCTCACCAGGAGTTGGCAGAGCCTCAGCTGACCCAGGGTCCCCTGGATCCTTCAGATACCAAGGAGTTCTTGGAAGTCCCAGCACCCCAGAAGTCCCTGGAGTACCTAGTAGCTG GTACATCAGCAGCTTCAGAGTTCCCACAGTCCCTCAGGGGGTTAGAAGgtgaagttgttttcctgctaGAACACCATTTAGCCTTTAATGGGAATGCCCAGAAGCTTCCTGAGCTCCTGGTTCAGTTGAATAGTTACATGAGAGTCAGAAGGCTCCCATATCCCACTGAAGCAGCCCTGGTGAGCTTTGTTAGAAA TTTCTCAAGCGAAGCAGGACTGTGGTTCCAGCCCTTAGTAGTTATCCAAAGACACCTACTGGAGCAATTTGAAGGTTTCATACAAGTGCTCCAGGAACCTTTTAACAATCCTGGAAACATGGAAGATGCCAACCACTGCATCCTTCAGCTCTGCCAAAGTGATGACCCTGGCCACCAGTATGAGACCCACTTCATCCTCATTACTCCAAAGTTAAACTGCATCCAATTTCAGGAAGGGCTTGCCAGTTCTATCTGAGATGAACTATCTCACACAAGGCCAGCTACCAACCTATCTGATTTGATTACCCAGTGCATCAGCCGAGAAGAGAAGCTAAGTGGTAAGCCTGATACAAATTCACAAGGGGTAAGTCCCTCTGAGGAGAGAACTGTACCTGGGAGTCCACCAGGTGAAAATCAGCTTATGCAGGCTGCCAGCAACTACCTACATCTCACTGAAGCTGAATGGGCCCACCATCGTGAAG CACTGTGCCTCTACTGTGGTCATTCTGGACATTTTGCCAGAGATTGCCCTGTCAAGCCTCATCgagtccagcaagcaggaaacatAGAGGCCCGGGAGTAA